One segment of Pempheris klunzingeri isolate RE-2024b chromosome 20, fPemKlu1.hap1, whole genome shotgun sequence DNA contains the following:
- the LOC139220384 gene encoding ubiquitin carboxyl-terminal hydrolase 54-like isoform X2, translated as MSWKRNYFASGGGAVGGVQGLVTPRTMTSIAPSKGLSNEPGQNSCFLNSALQVLWHLDIFRRSFRQLTTHKCMEDSCIFCALKSIFAQFQFSSERVLPSDALRSALAKTFQDEQRFQLGIMDDAAECFENLLMRIHFHISAESREDICTAKHCIPHQKFAMTLFEQCVCNSCGATSDPLPFIQMVHYISTTSLCNQAVRMLECREKPTPDMFGELLRNASNMGDLRNCPSNCGEVLRIRRVLMNSPEIVSIGLVWDSDHSDLAEDVIHSLGTCLRLGDLFYRVTEERARQAELYLVGMVCYYGKHYSTFFFQTKIRKWMYFDDAHVKEIGPKWKDVVSRCIKGHYQPLLLLYADPRGTPVILQESPNPSTSSNPQLELQHCSSKAGYDSEDSGREPSISSDTRTDSSDSSSHRATRSRSLHQSTGSHLSSESQTTVVCNYDIGTPPHSADAGESAVEGPPRPPSPPLPEYKETAVFLLSSRRPLTSSSSSSRPLSSSSSSGVGGCEGGVGGPHWEDESTSSESKSSSSGSRYRPTWRPRREALNIDSIFTRPRGSSLGYNTLPGPSLPPEPQDSLPLVGPAPPVQPGLQEAEGREVGELEVGFGLVGQPRSLGSGRTMGPPAPPPLRGVEHQPRLIQRMESGYESSERNSSSPDREVGQQKRVLMSGPSWRSVPKSKSSGAILQELPSPSWGGGTNTGSGRSELDELQEEVARRARQQEQQKRREAEREAAMGFNPKPSKYMDLDQLQHQAVLRPLHEANAHSGLAVAACMRSTGGPIKRRQEQEMERETGSARPQGPRSEQPGPVQVLLTPNQEEEEDQAMPNQDTALGPEPPPPPYRPAPPRPPLTLSIAHPCAPSSQGEKEGGGCTGRRGEEGEDGREGTGVRLCELLQAGGVSVRPLGKHLAISLPSLPLRLWDTHTTHTAHSTHLEPTQTHPPPPSSTSPPSSPLEASGQRKPLTPLWQPPRPHSPTGAAQHLPRHGAAADSCTRHWSSWSLDRPDAVVTPYDTPPDRCVPIRPQTSSQHHSYSCQSSPGHYSSQHAPGQHSDPCCDREEAELSELDSLYQASLLAGKTGCSPSERLISRVGGQARSKTPNADMERSVYGADCTSTPTYLNKPMMLRDLRSGVEPDDGEKLRRIGRSLSGTVVTPRRSRLTATRSFELSGGAGSFWLCLTGVKLSSDQSPSLLH; from the exons agtaTCTTTGCTCAGTTCCAGTTCAGCAGTGAGCGTGTGTTGCCATCAGATGCACTACGGAGCGCTCTGGCCAAGACTTTCCAAGACGAACAACGCTTTCAGCTGGGTATCATGGACGATGCTGCTGAGTGCTTT gaGAATCTCCTCATGCGTATCCACTTCCACATCAGCGCTGAGAGTAGAGAGGACATCTGCACAGCCAAACACTGTATACCACACCAGAAGTTTGCCATGACTCTGTTCGAACAG tgtgtgtgtaacagctgTGGAGCCACATCAGACCCCTTGCCCTTCATTCAGATGGTTCATTACATCTCCACTACATCCCTCTG TAACCAGGCAGTGAGGATGCTGGAGTGCAGAGAAAAACCCACACCGGACATGTTTGGAGAGCTGCTCCGTAATGCCAGCAACATGGGAGACCTGCGCAACTGCCCT AGTAACTGCGGGGAGGTGCTGCGTATCCGCCGGGTGCTGATGAACTCACCAGAGATCGTGTCCATCGGGCTGGTGTGGGACTCAGACCACTCTGACCTGGCGGAGGACGTCATACACAGCCTGGGGACCTGTCTGCGTTTGGGAGAT TTGTTCTACCgtgtgacagaggagagggCTCGCCAGGCGGAGCTCTACTTGGTGGGCATGGTGTGCTACTACGGCAAGCACTACTCCACCTTCTTCTTCCAGACCAAGATACGCAAGTGGATGTACTTCGACGACGCCCACGTCAAAGAG ATCGGCCCAAAGTGGAAGGACGTGGTGTCTCGCTGTATCAAAGGCCACTATCagcccctgctgctgctctacgcTGACCCCCGTGGGACACCGGTGATACTGCAGGAGAGCCCCAACCCCAGTACCAGCTCCAACCCGCAGCTGGAGCtccagcactgcagcagcaaggCTGGTTACGACAGCGAAGACTCTG gTCGGGAGCCGTCCATATCCAGCGATACTCGTACCGACTCTTCGGACAGCTCGAGTCACCGCGCCACCCGCAGCCGTTCTCTCCACCAGTCCACGGGCAGCCACCTCTCCAGTGAATCCCAGACCACAGTGGTCTGTAATTACGACATCGGCACACCGCCGCACAGTGCTGACGCTGGAG AGTCAGCGGTGGAGGGTCCTCCCCggcctccatctcctcccttgCCGGAGTACAAGGAGACAgccgtcttcctcctctcttcccgcCGGCcactcacttcctcctcctcctcctctcgtcccctgtcctcctcctcttcatcggGAGTTGGAGGCTGCGAGGGCGGGGTTGGGGGGCCGCACTGGGAGGATGAGAGCACCAGCAGTGAGAGCAAGTCCAG TTCTTCTGGAAGCCGCTACAGGCCAACCTGGAGGCCCCGGAGAGAGGCCCTGAACATCGACAGCATCTTCACCCGACCGAGAGGCTCCTCCCTGGGCTACAACACCCTGCCTggtccctctctccctccagagCCGCAGGACTCTCTTCCCTTGGTGGGACCTGCTCCGCCTGTACAGCCAGGGTTGCAAGAGGCGGAAGGAAGGGAGGTCGGGGAGTTGGAGGTGGGGTTTGGGCTGGTCGGGCAGCCCAGGTCTCTGGGCAGCGGGCGGACAATGGGCCCCCCTGCCCCTCCACCTCTGAGAGGGGTGGAGCACCAGCCACGTTTGATTCAGAGGATGGAGAGTGGCTACGAGAGCAGTGAGAGGAACAGCAGCAGTCCCGACAG GGAGGTGGGTCAACAGAAACGGGTGCTCATGTCAGGACCTTCATGGCGTTCGGTGCCCAAGTCAAAGAGCAGCGGTGCAATCCTGCAGGAGCTGCCCTCCCCCAGCTGGGGCGGCGGCACCAACACag GCTCAGGACGCAGTGAGCTGGACGAGCTGCAGGAAGAAGTGGCGAGGAGAGCCCgccagcaggagcagcagaagcGGAGAGAGGCGGAGCGGGAGGCTGCCATGGGATTCAACCCCAAACCCAGCAAATACATGGACCTGGACCAGCTCCAACACCAGG CTGTGCTCAGACCCCTGCATGAGGCTAACGCTCATAGCGGATTGGCTGTAGCTGCGTGCATGAGGAGCACTGGGGGCCCAATCAAACGCAGGCAGGAACAGGAAATGGAACGGGAGACAGGAAGCGCCCGCCCACAGGGGCCCCGCAG TGAACAGCCTGGCCCGGTCCAAGTACTGCTGACGCCCaatcaggaggaggaagaggaccaGGCAATGCCCAACCAGGACACTGCTCTGGGCCCGGAACCGCCCCCTCCACCCTATCGGCCTGCTCCCCCTCGACCCCCGCTCACCCTCAGCATCGCTCACCCTTGCGCCCCATCCAGCCaaggggagaaggaggggggtgGATGCacggggaggagaggggaggaaggcgaggatgggagggaggggacGGGGGTGAGGCTGTGTGAGTTGCTGCAGGCAGGGGGGGTGAGTGTCAGACCATTGGGGAAGCACTTAGCCATCTCTCTGCCCTCGCTTCCCCTGCGTCTCTGGgatacacacaccacacataccGCACACTCCACACACCTtgaacccacacaaacacaccctccCCCTCCGTCCTCTACTTCTCCCCCATCTTCCCCTCTGGAAGCCTCCGGGCAAAGGAAACCTCTCACGCCTCTCTGGCAGCCCCCCCGGCCCCATTCCCCCACGGGCGCCGCTCAGCATTTGCCAAGGCACGGAGCCGCCGCCGACAGCTGCACACGCCATTGGTCCTCTTGGAGTTTGGACCGCCCCGACGCCGTGGTGACACCGTATGACACACCTCCTGACCGCTGTGTCCCCATCAGGCCGCAGACATCCAGTCAGCACCACAGCTACAGTTGCCAGTCCTCTCCAGGGCACTACAGCTCCCAGCATGCCCCAGGGCAACACAGTGATCCCTGCTGTGACCGAGAAGAGGCTGAGCTGTCTGAGCTTGACTCCCTTTACCAGGCCAGTCTGCTGGCTGGAaaaacag gctgcaGCCCATCAGAGAGGCTCATATCCAGGGTGGGAGGGCAGGCTCGCTCCAAGACCCCCAACGCAGACATGGAGAGGAGTGTGTACGGGGCGGACTGCACCAGCACCCCCACCTACCTCAACAAG CCAATGATGTTGCGGGATCTGCGTTCTGGGGTGGAGCCTGATGATGGAGAAAAACTGAGGCGAATTGGACGCAGCCTGAGTGGCACAGTAGTGACCCCGCGCCGCAGCCGCCTGACTGCAACCCGCAGCTTT GAGCTGTCGGGCGGTGCGGGGAGTTTCTGGCTGTGTCTGACGGGGGTCAAGCTGTCTTCTGACCAGAGTCCCTCTCTGCTTCACTAA